Proteins from one Triticum aestivum cultivar Chinese Spring chromosome 7A, IWGSC CS RefSeq v2.1, whole genome shotgun sequence genomic window:
- the LOC123149841 gene encoding protein argonaute 1D — translation MGSWRPRMPGFGDEGGGGGRGGGQGRGVGGRGRGGFGFYPQQGGRGGGGGGSYQPRGAAQQWRPATPAPAQTHANGNGGPAATIAPELRQAKTDDATPAPPAPAQPPPEALEAVAEHLELEDVTDQFDALSMDGDDGDSVSVTTGTGRELVVARAPIPRADSSCKFPHRPGSGRAGTRCLVKANHFLAELPDKDLHQYDVAITPETSRVSGRAVMGELVRLHRASYLGGRLPAYDGRKSMYTAGPLPFTSKEFHITVLEEDDGSGQERRERTFKVVIRYAARADLRRLEQYIAGRQAEAPQEALQVLDIVLRELPTARYAPYGRSFFSPDFGRRRSLGDGVESWRGFYQTIRPTQMGLSLNIDMSATSFFEPLPVLDFVGQLFNADIHSRSLSDAERVKIKKALRGVKVEVTHRGNIRRKYRISGLTAQTTRELSFPVDQGGTVKSVVQYFQETYGFAIQHINLPCLTVGNQQRPNYLPMEVCKIVEGQRYSKRLNQGQIRALLEETCQRPHDRERDIVQMVNHNSYHDDPYAKEFGIKISERLASVEARILPAPRLKYSETGREKDCLPRVGQWNMMNKKMVNGARVRSWLCVNFARNVQESMATGFCRELARMCQASGMDFALEPVLPVIYVRPDQVERGLKARFHDAMTALGPQRKEIELLIGILPDNNGSLYGDLKRVCEIDLGLISQCCLTKQVFKMNKQILANLSLKINVKVGGRNTVLADALTRRIPLVTDKPTIIFGADVTHPHPGEDSSPSIAAVVASQDWPEVTKYAGLVSAQTHRQELIEDLYNVTHDPQRGTIHGGMVRELLISFKRTTGEKPERIIFYRDGVSEGQFYQVLLHELDAIRKACASLEANYQPLVTFVVVQKRHHTRLFAHNHNDQSTVDKSGNILPGTVIDSKICHPTEFDFFLCSHAGIKGTSRPAHYHVLWDENNFTADGLQTLTNNLCYTYARCTRSVSIVPPAYYAHLAAFRARFYMEPDSSDSGSISSARKSGSSTSRSTRAAGAGVVRPLPALKDSVKKVMFYC, via the exons ATGGGGTCGTGGAGGCCGAGGATGCCGGGGTTCGGtgatgaaggtggcggcggcgggcgagggggcggccagggcaggggcGTGGGTGGTCGCGGCCGCGGCGGCTTCGGCTTCTACCCGCAGCAAGGCGGccgcggaggagggggaggaggctccTACCAGCCTCGCGGGGCCGCGCAGCAGTGGCGTCCGGCCACCCCTGCTCCGGCGCAGACGCACGCCAATGGCAACGGCGGCCCGGCCGCCACGATAGCTCCCGAGCTGCGCCAAGCAAAGACGGACGACGCCACTCCGGCTCCGCCCGccccggcccagccgccgccggagGCCCTCGAGGCCGTCGCCGAGCACCTCGAGCTCGAGGACGTCACCGACCAGTTCGACGCCCTGTCCATGGACGGTGACGACGGCGACTCGGTCTCGGTCACCACCGGCACCGGCAGGGAGCTCGTCGTGGCCCGCGCGCCGATCCCGCGGGCGGACAGCTCGTGCAAGTTCCCGCACCGCCCCGGGAGCGGGCGGGCCGGCACGCGGTGCCTGGTGAAGGCGAACCACTTCCTCGCCGAGCTTCCGGATAAGGACCTGCACCAGTACGACGTGGCCATCACGCCGGAGACGTCGCGGGTGTCCGGCCGCGCCGTCATGGGCGAGCTGGTGCGCCTGCACCGGGCGTCCTACCTCGGCGGGCGCCTCCCGGCCTACGACGGCCGCAAGAGCATGTACACCGCCGGCCCGCTGCCCTTCACCTCCAAGGAGTTCCACATCACCGTGCTCGAGGAGGACGACGGCTCCGGCCAGGAGAG GCGTGAGAGGACCTTCAAGGTGGTGATCAGGTACGCGGCGAGGGCCGATCTGCGCCGGCTCGAGCAGTACATCGCCGGGAGGCAGGCAGAGGCTCCCCAGGAGGCCCTGCAGGTCCTTGACATTGTCCTGCGTGAGCTGCCAACAGCTAG ATATGCGCCATATGGACGATCGTTCTTCTCACCGGACTTCGGGAGGAGGCGGTCACTCGGCGACGGGGTTGAGAGCTGGCGCGGGTTTTATCAGACCATTCGCCCTACTCAGATGGGATTGTCGCTCAATATCG ATATGTCAGCAACATCTTTCTTCGAGCCGCTGCCTGTCCTCGATTTTGTCGGGCAGCTTTTCAACGCTGACATTCACTCAAGGTCCCTCTCGGATGCCGAGCGAGTCAAG ATCAAGAAGGCCCTAAGAGGAGTCAAGGTGGAAGTTACTCACCGTGGCAACATACGGCGCAAGTACCGGATATCTGGTTTAACAGCTCAGACAACAAGGGAGCTAAG TTTTCCTGTTGATCAAGGGGGCACGGTGAAGTCCGTTGTCCAGTATTTTCAGGAGACATATGGGTTTGCCATCCAGCACATCAATCTTCCCTGTCTGACAGTCGGCAACCAGCAGCGTCCAAATTACCTCCCCATGGAG GTGTGCAAAATAGTGGAGGGGCAGAGGTACTCCAAGAGGCTGAACCAGGGTCAGATAAGAGCTCTTCTTGAGGAGACATGCCAGCGTCCACATGACCGGGAGCGCGACATAGTTCAG ATGGTGAATCACAACTCTTACCACGATGATCCGTATGCAAAAGAGTTTGGTATTAAGATCAGCGAGCGCCTGGCATCAGTCGAGGCACGGATTTTGCCTGCTCCTCGG CTTAAGTACAGCGAGACTGGTAGAGAGAAGGATTGCTTGCCTAGAGTTGGCCAGtggaatatgatgaacaag AAAATGGTCAATGGTGCTAGAGTCAGGAGCTGGCTGTGTGTCAACTTCGCTCGAAATGTGCAAGAGAGTATGGCTACTGGATTCTGCCGTGAACTCGCTCGCATGTGCCAAGCCTCAGGAATG GACTTTGCTTTGGAGCCTGTTCTTCCGGTTATATACGTGCGCCCTGATCAAGTGGAGAGAGGTTTGAAAGCTAGGTTCCATGATGCCATGACCGCACTTGGACCGCAGCGCAAGGAGATCGAATTACTTATTGGGATACTCCCTGATAACAATGGCTCACTTTATG GTGACCTGAAGCGTGTCTGCGAGATCGACCTTGGGCTAATTTCCCAGTGTTGTTTGACAAAGCAAGTGTTCAAGATGAACAAGCAAATCCTGGCAAACCTTTCTCTCAAGATAAATGTCAAG GTTGGGGGAAGGAACACTGTACTGGCTGATGCGTTGACAAGGCGCATTCCTTTGGTTACCGACAAGCCGACGATCATATTCGGCGCAGATGTCACCCATCCTCATCCTGGTGAAGACAGCAGCCCCTCCATTGCTGCA GTTGTGGCCTCCCAGGATTGGCCTGAGGTGACCAAGTATGCTGGCCTAGTCTCTGCTCAGACTCACAGGCAGGAATTAATAGAGGATCTGTACAATGTGACTCATGATCCTCAGAGAGGAACCATCCATGGTGGCATGGTCAG GGAGCTTCTTATATCCTTTAAGCGAACAACCGGAGAAAAGCCTGAGCGTATTATTTTCTATAG GGATGGCGTGAGTGAAGGCCAGTTCTACCAAGTTCTACTGCATGAGCTTGATGCCATCAGAAAG GCATGCGCATCGCTAGAAGCAAACTACCAGCCGCTGGTTACATTCGTCGTGGTCCAGAAGCGCCACCACACCAGGCTGTTTGCGCACAACCACAATGACCAAAGCACCGTCGACAAGAGCGGCAACATCCTTCCTG GCACTGTCATTGACTCCAAGATCTGCCACCCTACAGAGTTTGATTTCTTCCTGTGCAGCCATGCCGGCATCAAG GGCACGAGCCGCCCCGCGCATTACCATGTCCTGTGGGATGAGAACAACTTCACTGCTGATGGACTGCAGACCCTCACCAACAACCTTTGCTACAC TTACGCGAGGTGCACGCGCTCAGTGTCGATCG TCCCTCCAGCATACTACGCTCACCTGGCCGCCTTCCGCGCCCGCTTCTACATGGAGCCGGACAGCTCCGACAGCGGCTCCATCTCGAGCGCGCGCAAGTCCGGCTCGTCAACGTCCCGCAGCACCCGCGCCGCCGGCGCCGGGGTCGTCAGGCCCCTCCCTGCGCTCAAGGACAGCGTGAAGAAGGTCATGTTCTACTGCTGA